Proteins from a genomic interval of Rhodothermus marinus:
- a CDS encoding efflux RND transporter periplasmic adaptor subunit yields MSRITLTILVLLGLSACRRAPIEALLPEAIGVPPSLQADSASAKYRMVRLDSAQQRRLQVQVVPVRHERATYTVSIPGEVYPAPGLMAQVSTPIEGRVAHLNVHEGEPVRRGQVLLELESLAFAELISDFLQAQAEEAYLARQVARLRQLVTEQLTPQSTLDQTEADYLRAQARRQAAEVRLRALGVTPEVARALGQQERPLLPLRAPIDGYVDQHQVELGQAVSANQTLMTIVDPSRVHIRGFLAPDDALGLQPGDSVRLVLQVPDSLTLGARVHTINPALDPENRAVVVNILASTHQGWPRPGQNVRLWIRLRTPRPVYVVPLAALTYDGQQAIVFVQQAPDTYEVRPVTVWRTDAAQALLLDGVREGERVVVHPVFSLKALMRYSEFAEE; encoded by the coding sequence ATGAGCCGTATTACGCTGACGATCCTGGTGCTGCTGGGCCTGAGTGCCTGTCGCAGGGCGCCCATCGAGGCGCTGCTTCCGGAAGCGATCGGTGTGCCTCCTTCCCTTCAGGCGGATTCCGCTTCGGCAAAGTATCGGATGGTGCGTCTGGACTCGGCTCAGCAGCGCAGGTTGCAGGTGCAGGTGGTCCCGGTGCGCCATGAGCGCGCTACGTACACCGTCAGCATTCCCGGCGAAGTCTATCCGGCCCCAGGTCTGATGGCCCAGGTTTCCACGCCGATTGAGGGCCGGGTGGCCCATCTGAACGTTCATGAAGGCGAACCGGTACGACGCGGGCAGGTGCTGCTGGAACTGGAAAGTCTGGCGTTTGCCGAGCTGATCTCGGACTTTTTGCAGGCGCAGGCCGAGGAGGCCTATCTGGCCCGGCAGGTAGCTCGCCTCCGGCAGCTGGTGACCGAGCAGCTTACGCCGCAGAGCACGCTTGATCAGACCGAGGCCGATTATCTGCGCGCCCAGGCGCGCCGTCAGGCGGCTGAAGTACGTCTGCGGGCGCTCGGAGTTACGCCCGAAGTTGCCCGGGCGCTGGGGCAACAGGAGCGCCCCCTGCTTCCCCTGCGGGCGCCCATCGACGGGTACGTGGACCAGCATCAGGTAGAGCTGGGACAGGCCGTCAGCGCCAATCAGACGCTGATGACGATCGTCGATCCATCGCGGGTGCACATCCGAGGATTTCTGGCCCCGGATGATGCGCTGGGCCTGCAACCAGGCGATTCCGTTCGGCTGGTGCTTCAGGTGCCCGATTCGCTAACGCTGGGGGCTCGGGTTCACACGATTAATCCGGCGCTGGATCCCGAAAATCGGGCCGTGGTGGTCAACATTCTGGCCAGCACCCATCAGGGATGGCCGCGGCCCGGGCAGAACGTCCGGCTATGGATCCGATTGCGTACGCCTCGTCCGGTTTACGTCGTACCCCTTGCAGCCCTGACCTACGACGGCCAGCAGGCCATCGTCTTTGTGCAACAGGCTCCCGATACCTACGAGGTGCGTCCCGTGACCGTCTGGCGCACCGATGCCGCCCAGGCGCTGCTGCTCGATGGCGTCCGCGAAGGCGAACGCGTGGTCGTTCATCCGGTCTTCAGTCTGAAGGCGCTGATGCGTTACAGCGAATTTGCCGAAGAGTGA
- a CDS encoding efflux RND transporter permease subunit, whose amino-acid sequence MLHRLIDFSLRQRFVALSLVALMAFGGIVALERIPINSLPDVTPVQVLIITKAGRYSPYDVEQLVSFPIETAMTGLPRVKEVRSISQFGLSAVTVEFEEGTDIYFARQLVAQRLQDVRDQLPPDVSSPQLGPISTALGEIYQYVVRGDGYSLTELREIQDWIIAPQLRAVPGVTEVNSFGGFVKQYEVIVDPEQLRALRLSLRDIIDAIERNNSVSGGNYLEHNQEQYIIRGFGQIRSTDDLERIIVARRGERPIYLRDVATVRLGRQIRQGAVTQDGKGEVVTGIVMMLRGENGREVIRRVEEKIREINPRLPPGVRIEKFYDQSDLIARTTGTIKENLLEGGFLVIAVLLLLLGEIKGALIVASVIPLSMLFAFIGMRAFGLAANLMSLGAIDFGMIVDGSVVMVEHMVHRLEADRSGRSRLALLRQAAHEVARPIFFGVLIILMVYVPIATFRGMEGILYRPMAITVASAVFGSLLLALVYVPAIATLVFRRGVRVRRNYLMDWLRPRYRRFLEKSLERRKTTLAVALLVFGAALALLPFLGTEFLPELDEGSILIEEVRMPSVTLETSVENANWLAGQLIRHIPEIQTVVPKTGRSDLANDWMGVHQTDVWIILKPREQWRPGMTKEKIIEQIRPFLETEPGLAYNFTQPIAMRVDELTSGVKSDIAVKLYGENLDTLAAVAARIARLLPDLPGTDNFYVEKFAGQPYVNIEIDREAIAAFGLNVEDVQQVIEAGLGGAPAGQVFEGQRRFDIVVRFPEAYRNNFEAIMEAPVTLPGGGTIPLRRVAHIRAEEGPREIARENGWRRLVVGINIKGIDIGTYVSNLQRAIETQVKLPPGVFLEYGGTFENQQRAMRHLYVAVPLALLIIIGLLYLMFGEMRYPLMILSVLPLALAGGVFALWLRGMYLSISAAVGFIALFGVAVLNGVVMIAHLNALRRQGLSVREAVLQGATDRLRPVLMTALVASLGFVPMAFNTGPGSEVQRPLATVVIGGLITATLLTLRVLPTIYDWLERDDRPPRGPEPEWEEDGQMAASVSAATAQT is encoded by the coding sequence ATGCTGCATCGTCTGATTGATTTCAGCCTCCGGCAACGCTTTGTCGCGCTGAGCCTGGTGGCCCTGATGGCCTTCGGCGGGATCGTGGCCCTTGAGCGCATTCCGATCAACTCGCTTCCCGACGTTACGCCCGTTCAGGTGCTCATCATCACCAAGGCCGGTCGCTATTCGCCGTACGACGTCGAACAGCTGGTCAGCTTCCCGATCGAAACGGCCATGACCGGCCTACCGCGGGTCAAAGAAGTGCGCTCGATCAGCCAGTTCGGTCTGTCGGCCGTCACGGTCGAATTCGAAGAAGGCACCGACATTTACTTTGCCCGACAGCTCGTGGCCCAGCGTCTGCAGGATGTACGGGACCAGCTCCCCCCCGACGTCTCGTCGCCTCAACTGGGACCCATCTCGACGGCGCTCGGCGAGATCTACCAGTATGTGGTGCGAGGCGATGGCTATTCGCTCACCGAGCTGCGCGAAATTCAGGACTGGATCATCGCGCCGCAGCTCCGTGCGGTACCCGGCGTGACCGAAGTCAACAGCTTTGGCGGTTTCGTCAAGCAGTACGAGGTGATTGTCGATCCGGAGCAACTCCGGGCGCTGCGGTTGAGCCTGCGCGACATCATCGATGCCATCGAACGCAACAACAGCGTCTCGGGCGGCAATTACCTGGAGCACAACCAGGAACAGTACATCATTCGCGGGTTCGGACAGATTCGCTCGACGGACGATCTGGAGCGCATCATCGTGGCACGTCGGGGCGAGCGACCCATCTATCTACGCGACGTGGCCACCGTACGTCTGGGACGGCAGATCCGACAGGGGGCCGTCACGCAGGATGGGAAGGGCGAGGTCGTCACCGGTATCGTCATGATGCTTCGGGGCGAGAACGGCCGCGAAGTCATCCGTCGCGTCGAAGAAAAAATCAGGGAAATCAATCCACGCCTGCCCCCCGGCGTTCGCATCGAGAAATTCTATGACCAGTCGGATCTGATCGCGCGCACCACGGGCACGATCAAGGAAAACCTGCTGGAAGGGGGCTTTCTGGTGATCGCCGTGCTGCTGCTGTTGCTGGGCGAGATCAAAGGCGCGCTCATTGTGGCCTCGGTCATCCCACTTTCGATGCTGTTTGCTTTTATCGGCATGCGCGCCTTCGGGCTGGCGGCCAATCTGATGAGCCTGGGAGCCATCGACTTCGGGATGATTGTCGATGGCTCGGTCGTGATGGTCGAGCACATGGTACATCGGCTCGAGGCAGACCGAAGCGGCCGCAGCCGACTGGCGCTGTTGCGTCAGGCCGCGCACGAAGTCGCCCGCCCCATCTTTTTCGGCGTGCTCATCATCCTGATGGTGTATGTGCCAATCGCCACGTTTCGGGGTATGGAGGGCATTCTCTATCGTCCGATGGCGATTACGGTGGCGTCGGCCGTGTTCGGCTCGCTCTTGCTGGCGCTGGTCTATGTGCCGGCCATCGCTACTCTGGTTTTTCGCCGGGGCGTTCGGGTACGTCGTAACTATCTGATGGACTGGTTGCGGCCGCGTTATCGGCGCTTCCTGGAAAAGAGCCTGGAACGGCGCAAGACGACCCTGGCCGTTGCCCTGCTGGTATTCGGCGCAGCGCTGGCGCTCCTGCCGTTTCTGGGCACGGAGTTTCTGCCGGAACTGGACGAGGGGTCGATCCTGATCGAAGAAGTACGGATGCCGAGCGTCACGCTGGAGACCTCGGTGGAAAATGCCAACTGGCTGGCCGGACAGCTCATCCGACACATCCCGGAAATTCAAACCGTCGTGCCCAAAACAGGCCGTAGCGATCTGGCCAACGACTGGATGGGCGTGCATCAGACGGACGTATGGATCATACTCAAGCCACGCGAACAGTGGCGGCCGGGTATGACCAAAGAAAAGATCATCGAGCAGATCCGGCCATTTCTCGAAACCGAGCCCGGTCTGGCTTACAACTTCACGCAGCCCATCGCAATGCGCGTCGACGAGCTGACCTCAGGGGTCAAAAGCGATATTGCAGTCAAACTCTACGGCGAAAACCTCGACACGCTGGCGGCGGTGGCGGCGCGCATCGCCCGACTGCTTCCGGACCTGCCCGGCACCGACAACTTCTACGTGGAAAAATTCGCCGGTCAGCCGTATGTGAACATCGAAATCGATCGCGAAGCCATTGCGGCCTTCGGCCTGAACGTCGAGGACGTGCAGCAGGTGATCGAGGCCGGATTGGGCGGTGCGCCGGCCGGACAGGTCTTCGAAGGGCAGCGGCGGTTCGATATCGTCGTGCGCTTTCCCGAAGCGTACCGAAATAACTTCGAGGCCATCATGGAGGCACCGGTGACGCTGCCGGGGGGCGGCACCATTCCGCTACGCCGGGTGGCGCACATCCGGGCCGAAGAGGGACCCCGGGAGATCGCTCGCGAAAACGGCTGGCGCCGGCTCGTGGTGGGCATCAATATCAAGGGCATAGACATCGGGACCTATGTGTCGAACCTGCAGCGGGCCATTGAGACGCAGGTCAAGCTGCCGCCCGGCGTCTTTCTGGAGTACGGCGGAACCTTCGAAAATCAGCAGCGCGCCATGCGTCACCTGTATGTGGCGGTTCCGCTGGCTTTGCTCATCATCATCGGGTTGCTCTATTTGATGTTCGGTGAGATGCGCTATCCGTTAATGATTCTCTCGGTGTTGCCGCTGGCGCTGGCCGGAGGAGTGTTTGCGCTGTGGTTGCGCGGCATGTACCTGTCGATCTCGGCGGCCGTCGGCTTCATTGCCCTCTTCGGGGTGGCGGTGCTCAACGGTGTGGTGATGATCGCGCACCTGAACGCGCTTCGGCGTCAGGGACTGTCGGTGCGTGAGGCGGTGTTGCAGGGGGCCACCGACCGGCTACGGCCGGTGTTGATGACCGCACTGGTGGCCAGCCTGGGCTTTGTGCCCATGGCCTTCAATACGGGGCCGGGCTCCGAAGTGCAGCGGCCGCTGGCCACCGTGGTGATCGGTGGGCTCATTACGGCCACACTGCTCACGCTACGCGTGCTGCCCACCATCTACGACTGGCTCGAGCGAGACGACCGGCCGCCTCGTGGTCCCGAACCGGAGTGGGAGGAAGATGGACAGATGGCGGCCTCTGTGTCGGCTGCAACTGCTCAGACGTAA
- a CDS encoding TolC family protein, with the protein MLGLLLGLSLLLGNPNVAPAPDTLGIQEALALALRHHPQLQALRARQEALQGRRLQAYGIETPQLYFFREGIGSGQAFAEQRWTLVERIDFPLVTYYRLQANGLESRALTAELEATTARIRADVKRAYTDVLYAQELVHLRQEEVALLEQLREAVQARVAAGLATDLEVARTEIQLADAQSRLETARRDFLQARYELFRAVGLDPEAQRYDIVFPDTLAYVTVEIPQEAVLARLDQLPELHSQQAQLQAARVNIRQARASLLPQLQLDVYPQDYGSGYRFVGFQIGISLPLGFLPGYRGRVREARALYEMRRWELEDLRLQLKKQAEQAWHGYETARIVVERYARQIRDRSRTLLHRLQRGYRLGEVSLIELLDAQRLVLESEQRYYEALRDYYHQLIELERFLGHELTFTNP; encoded by the coding sequence ATGCTGGGTTTGCTGCTGGGACTGAGTCTGCTGCTGGGCAATCCCAACGTCGCGCCCGCCCCGGACACGCTAGGCATTCAGGAGGCCCTGGCCCTGGCCTTGCGCCACCATCCCCAATTGCAGGCGCTGCGCGCCCGGCAGGAGGCGCTACAGGGGCGAAGGCTTCAAGCCTATGGGATCGAAACGCCACAGCTCTACTTTTTTCGCGAAGGCATCGGGAGCGGTCAGGCCTTCGCCGAGCAGCGCTGGACGCTGGTCGAGCGCATCGACTTCCCGCTGGTTACGTACTATCGCCTGCAAGCCAACGGCCTGGAATCCCGGGCGCTGACGGCCGAACTGGAAGCCACGACCGCGCGCATCCGCGCCGACGTAAAACGCGCCTATACCGACGTGCTCTACGCGCAGGAACTGGTGCATCTCCGACAGGAGGAGGTCGCCCTACTCGAGCAACTCCGAGAGGCGGTGCAGGCGCGTGTGGCGGCCGGACTGGCAACCGATCTGGAGGTGGCGCGCACCGAAATCCAGCTGGCCGACGCGCAGTCGCGGCTGGAAACCGCACGCCGCGACTTCCTGCAGGCTCGCTACGAACTGTTTCGGGCCGTCGGACTCGATCCGGAAGCGCAGCGCTACGACATTGTCTTTCCGGACACCCTCGCCTATGTGACCGTCGAGATTCCCCAGGAGGCAGTGCTGGCACGCCTCGATCAGTTGCCCGAACTACACAGCCAGCAGGCGCAGCTCCAGGCGGCCCGAGTGAACATCCGACAGGCACGGGCCTCGCTACTGCCCCAGTTGCAACTGGACGTCTATCCCCAGGATTACGGAAGCGGGTATCGATTCGTAGGCTTTCAGATCGGAATCTCACTCCCTCTGGGTTTTTTGCCGGGATATCGGGGACGTGTACGCGAAGCCCGTGCCCTCTATGAAATGCGACGATGGGAGCTGGAAGACCTGCGTCTCCAGCTCAAAAAACAGGCCGAACAGGCCTGGCATGGCTACGAGACGGCCCGCATCGTCGTTGAACGCTACGCCCGTCAGATCCGCGACCGTTCGCGCACGCTCCTGCACCGTCTGCAACGCGGGTACCGTCTGGGTGAAGTCAGCCTGATCGAGTTGCTCGACGCGCAGCGGCTTGTTCTGGAAAGCGAGCAGCGTTATTATGAGGCGCTTCGGGACTATTATCACCAGCTGATCGAACTGGAGCGATTTCTGGGACATGAACTGACCTTCACCAACCCCTGA
- a CDS encoding type II toxin-antitoxin system RelE family toxin, whose amino-acid sequence MPYEVFILRSAQKALADLPERDYQRVCRAIRALRDNPRPPGSKKLTGREGWRLRIGAYRVIYEIDDAQRRVTILAIGHRRDIYR is encoded by the coding sequence GTGCCGTACGAAGTCTTCATCCTTCGAAGCGCCCAGAAAGCGTTAGCCGACCTACCCGAACGCGACTATCAACGCGTGTGCCGGGCTATCCGCGCGCTGCGGGACAATCCACGGCCGCCCGGAAGCAAAAAACTGACCGGCCGCGAAGGCTGGCGCCTGCGTATCGGAGCGTACCGCGTCATCTACGAAATAGACGACGCACAACGGCGCGTCACGATTCTGGCTATTGGCCACCGGCGGGATATCTACCGCTGA
- a CDS encoding ABC transporter ATP-binding protein codes for MHPPRLLECSNAGKRFRMQKMPDLEAIRIQFALSCFHRRGFIFARNKLHNFLYVRLGEPLRWGRHAYKRQVGFMLEDLALMERLTGREQLELAARLYGLSPEQATATIEALVAPFEVATALDRWIETYSHGMRRQLAFLLALLHRPRLLVLDEPFEAMDAQAIEAAIALLQARHREGATLLISSHRLDKLERLCDHLVVLHRGRVRFAGPMAAFRDHLPEAATLETAYLRWLRESD; via the coding sequence ATGCATCCTCCACGACTTCTGGAATGCTCTAACGCCGGGAAACGTTTCAGGATGCAGAAAATGCCAGATTTAGAAGCAATCCGAATTCAGTTCGCCCTGTCATGCTTCCACCGTCGGGGTTTTATCTTTGCCAGGAATAAGCTGCATAACTTTCTGTATGTCCGTCTGGGCGAGCCGCTTCGATGGGGGCGGCACGCTTACAAGCGACAGGTGGGTTTCATGCTCGAAGACCTGGCGTTGATGGAGCGGCTCACCGGTCGCGAGCAGCTCGAACTGGCCGCCCGGCTCTACGGTCTGTCACCGGAACAGGCGACGGCCACGATCGAAGCGCTGGTGGCGCCTTTCGAGGTCGCCACGGCGCTCGATCGCTGGATCGAAACCTATTCGCACGGCATGCGCCGCCAGCTCGCTTTTCTGCTGGCGCTGCTGCACCGGCCGCGGCTGCTCGTGCTCGACGAACCCTTCGAAGCCATGGATGCGCAGGCGATCGAAGCGGCCATCGCATTACTGCAGGCGCGCCACCGCGAAGGTGCCACGCTCCTGATCAGCTCCCACCGCCTCGACAAGCTCGAACGCCTCTGCGATCACCTGGTCGTGCTACACCGGGGACGCGTGCGCTTCGCCGGACCGATGGCCGCTTTCCGCGATCACCTGCCCGAAGCCGCCACCCTGGAGACCGCCTATCTGCGCTGGCTTCGGGAGAGTGATTGA
- a CDS encoding apolipoprotein A1/A4/E family protein — MAIVTVPRVLREKLGEEGAEALVALLNEAAHHERNNLLGILEERFERRVTDEGKRLDNRITEVEARLNERITEVEARLNERITEVEARLNERITEVEAKLEKQIAEVEGRLNGRIAEVEARLNERITEVEAKLEKQIAEVEGRLNERITEVESRLNERITSVEAKLEKQIAEVEARLGERLAGVRADLIRWMFLFWVGQIGTLVALLFAFLR, encoded by the coding sequence ATGGCAATCGTCACCGTTCCCAGGGTGTTGCGCGAGAAGCTCGGCGAGGAAGGGGCCGAGGCGCTCGTCGCGCTCCTTAACGAAGCGGCCCATCACGAACGCAATAACCTGTTGGGCATCCTGGAAGAGCGCTTTGAGCGACGGGTGACAGACGAAGGCAAACGTCTGGACAATCGGATCACCGAAGTGGAGGCCCGTCTGAACGAACGAATTACTGAGGTGGAGGCCCGCCTGAACGAACGGATCACTGAGGTGGAGGCTCGCCTGAACGAGCGGATCACCGAGGTAGAGGCGAAACTGGAAAAGCAGATCGCCGAGGTGGAGGGTCGGCTGAACGGACGGATCGCTGAGGTGGAGGCGCGTCTGAACGAACGGATCACCGAGGTGGAGGCGAAACTGGAAAAGCAGATTGCCGAGGTGGAGGGTCGGTTGAATGAACGGATCACCGAGGTGGAGAGTCGGCTGAATGAACGAATTACCTCGGTGGAAGCGAAGCTTGAAAAGCAAATCGCTGAAGTCGAAGCGCGCCTCGGAGAGCGGTTGGCGGGTGTTCGGGCCGATCTGATCCGGTGGATGTTTCTGTTCTGGGTGGGTCAGATCGGCACGCTCGTCGCGCTATTGTTTGCGTTTCTCAGGTGA
- a CDS encoding heavy metal translocating P-type ATPase, which translates to MTDEAQDRACAELVEQSAAEADGLVQVEVDPTSGRLTLTYDRARLSPADAERLARRLVAAFEERPAHCTLHVQGQGGRSCETCALALERRLRALPGVRQARVSFRGGVLHVVYDATRTSPEELARVVERFGVRTLPPKPEVSWRLWLEGTRREALFVALTLAGLATGWLAGRLGAPLVAAVAYGVAYVFGGWDGLRNGIDALRHRTVDVDLLMVLAALGALVIGAPAEGATLLFLFSLSNLLQHYAIGRSRRAIQALMELRPDRARVLREGQEVEVPVEEVRVGEIFVLRPGDRVPLDGVIVRGESALDESSITGESMPVDKGPGQEVFAGTINTTGSLEVRVTRPASASTLARMIELVEQAQSEKAVTQRLIDRLEQPYALGVLAMTALAIVIPVVFLNEPFARAFYRAMTLMVAASPCAVVISTPAAVLSAIAAGARRGVLFKGGVYVEALARVRAIAFDKTGTLTEGRTRLVQVGVRKAAGLSEDELLRLAAAVQQRSEHHLARATVAAARERGLTMPEAEGFQAVVGKGVRAVVEGATVHVGNLRYFEAVWQAADGFDEGRAAVETLARQGQTAVLVARERDGRREILGWLAFADRLRPGAAETIRRLRELGVVHVALLTGDNRHVAEAIGREAGVDAVHAELLPAQKVAHVKALVDRYGAAAMVGDGVNDAPALAAATVGIAMGGAGTDVALETADVVLMRDDLGQLPYVLALSRATRRTLLVNFAIAFGMMGLMIGAILLQGLPLPLAVVGHEGSTVLVSLNGLRLLRFRAS; encoded by the coding sequence ATGACCGACGAAGCTCAGGACAGGGCCTGTGCGGAGCTGGTCGAGCAATCGGCAGCCGAAGCGGACGGACTGGTGCAGGTGGAGGTGGACCCGACTTCGGGGCGCTTGACGCTTACCTACGACCGGGCGCGGCTCTCGCCGGCCGACGCCGAGCGGCTGGCGCGGCGTCTGGTGGCGGCCTTCGAGGAGCGTCCGGCCCACTGCACGCTGCACGTGCAGGGTCAGGGCGGCCGTAGTTGCGAGACGTGCGCGCTGGCGCTGGAGCGTCGGCTCCGGGCACTTCCGGGCGTGCGGCAGGCGCGCGTGTCGTTCCGAGGTGGGGTGCTTCATGTCGTCTACGACGCGACCCGGACCTCGCCGGAGGAACTGGCCCGCGTGGTCGAGCGCTTCGGCGTGCGCACGCTACCCCCGAAGCCGGAAGTCTCCTGGCGTCTCTGGCTCGAAGGCACACGACGCGAGGCGCTGTTCGTGGCGCTGACGCTCGCCGGACTTGCCACGGGCTGGCTGGCCGGACGGCTGGGCGCGCCGCTCGTGGCGGCCGTGGCCTACGGGGTGGCGTATGTGTTCGGTGGCTGGGACGGGCTGCGCAACGGGATCGACGCGCTCCGGCATCGAACGGTCGACGTGGACCTGCTCATGGTGCTGGCCGCGCTCGGCGCGCTCGTGATCGGTGCGCCGGCCGAAGGCGCCACGCTGCTTTTCCTGTTTTCACTTTCCAACCTGCTCCAGCATTACGCGATCGGCCGATCGCGTCGGGCCATTCAGGCGCTCATGGAGCTGCGGCCCGATCGGGCCCGCGTGCTGCGGGAGGGGCAGGAAGTCGAGGTGCCCGTCGAGGAAGTCCGGGTGGGTGAGATCTTCGTGCTGCGGCCCGGCGACCGGGTGCCGCTTGATGGCGTGATCGTTCGCGGCGAAAGTGCACTGGACGAATCGTCCATCACGGGCGAGTCGATGCCCGTCGACAAGGGGCCGGGTCAGGAGGTGTTTGCCGGTACGATCAACACGACAGGCAGCCTGGAGGTGCGTGTGACGCGTCCCGCCTCGGCCTCGACGCTGGCCCGCATGATCGAACTGGTCGAGCAGGCCCAGAGCGAAAAGGCGGTCACGCAGCGGCTCATCGATCGGCTCGAGCAACCCTACGCGCTGGGCGTGCTGGCGATGACGGCGCTGGCCATCGTGATTCCCGTGGTCTTTCTGAACGAGCCGTTCGCCCGGGCTTTCTACCGGGCCATGACGCTGATGGTGGCCGCTTCGCCCTGCGCCGTGGTGATCTCGACGCCGGCCGCCGTGCTTTCGGCCATTGCGGCCGGTGCCCGACGGGGCGTGCTCTTCAAGGGCGGCGTCTATGTGGAGGCGTTGGCGCGCGTGCGGGCGATCGCCTTCGACAAGACCGGCACGCTGACCGAGGGGCGCACGCGACTGGTGCAGGTGGGCGTGCGGAAAGCGGCCGGACTCTCCGAGGACGAGCTGCTGCGGCTGGCCGCGGCCGTGCAGCAGCGCTCGGAGCACCATCTGGCGCGGGCCACCGTGGCGGCGGCTCGTGAGCGGGGACTGACGATGCCGGAAGCCGAAGGCTTTCAGGCCGTGGTGGGTAAGGGCGTCCGGGCCGTGGTCGAAGGCGCCACCGTGCACGTGGGCAACCTGCGCTACTTCGAGGCGGTGTGGCAGGCGGCGGATGGGTTCGACGAAGGCCGGGCAGCCGTCGAGACGCTGGCGCGGCAGGGCCAGACGGCCGTACTGGTAGCCCGTGAGCGTGACGGACGGCGCGAAATACTGGGCTGGCTGGCCTTCGCCGACCGGTTGCGACCGGGCGCGGCCGAAACGATACGCCGGTTGCGCGAACTGGGCGTTGTGCATGTGGCGCTGCTGACCGGCGACAACCGGCATGTGGCCGAGGCGATCGGACGCGAAGCCGGCGTCGATGCCGTGCATGCCGAACTGCTCCCCGCCCAGAAGGTGGCGCACGTGAAGGCGCTGGTCGATCGCTACGGCGCGGCGGCCATGGTGGGCGACGGCGTGAACGACGCGCCCGCGCTGGCGGCGGCCACCGTCGGGATCGCCATGGGCGGCGCCGGCACCGATGTGGCGCTGGAGACGGCCGACGTCGTGCTCATGCGCGACGATCTCGGGCAACTTCCCTATGTGCTGGCGCTCAGCCGGGCCACACGTCGCACGCTACTGGTGAACTTTGCGATCGCCTTCGGCATGATGGGCCTGATGATCGGGGCCATTCTGCTGCAGGGCCTGCCGCTTCCGCTCGCCGTGGTCGGCCACGAAGGATCGACCGTGCTCGTCTCGCTCAACGGACTGCGCCTGCTGCGCTTTCGGGCGTCGTGA